In Deltaproteobacteria bacterium, a single genomic region encodes these proteins:
- a CDS encoding aldehyde dehydrogenase family protein — protein sequence MQFEETIQKAREAQKIWAAVNVGERSRWLKNFQKSIFRQKEKIVTAILADTHKPVAEAIGIEIATVLMTADYYRKKGPKFLKKRQADVHWMFKNKKVRVERLPYGVVGILGPSNLPFSLTIGDAIPALLAGNAVVIKPSELTPKAAHVGAEIAFETGLPQNLIQIVEGGPDVGSQLIENVDCIFFTGSTTVGRKVAAKAGELLKPCILELGGKAPMIVLEDADIERAAQACVWGRFAHSGQHCIATERVYVDKKIAELFIKRVVKIVQTLTPESLSPSTLPKGPKHEEELLNDALQKGANIAYQKVAATFWSPLILTNVNHSMRVMKEESFGPLLPIMTFESIDEAIALANDSESGLSATLFTKNSREALSLAQRIEVGNVSINDVMDHFMIMDAPFSGWKQSGIGQRHAPEGLLQFTKQQTIFEHRFPLPFCAKKEFWWFPYRNGTLNLLKGLLRIFFG from the coding sequence ATGCAATTCGAAGAAACCATTCAAAAAGCCAGAGAGGCCCAGAAAATTTGGGCCGCTGTGAATGTTGGTGAACGCAGTCGGTGGCTCAAAAATTTTCAAAAATCAATTTTCAGACAAAAAGAAAAAATTGTTACCGCTATTTTAGCCGATACCCACAAACCTGTGGCTGAAGCAATCGGGATCGAGATTGCTACCGTTTTGATGACTGCCGATTATTACCGCAAAAAAGGTCCGAAGTTTTTGAAGAAGCGGCAAGCCGATGTCCACTGGATGTTCAAAAATAAAAAAGTCCGGGTGGAGCGTTTGCCTTACGGTGTGGTTGGTATTCTGGGGCCTTCCAATCTTCCTTTTTCGTTGACGATCGGGGATGCCATTCCCGCTCTGCTGGCCGGAAACGCCGTTGTCATCAAACCTTCCGAGTTGACGCCTAAAGCCGCGCATGTCGGCGCTGAAATTGCTTTCGAAACAGGACTGCCCCAAAATTTGATTCAGATTGTTGAAGGGGGACCCGACGTTGGTTCTCAGTTAATTGAAAATGTGGATTGCATTTTTTTCACGGGCTCCACAACGGTTGGAAGAAAAGTGGCCGCCAAAGCGGGAGAACTTTTGAAGCCATGCATTCTGGAGCTCGGCGGTAAAGCGCCGATGATTGTGTTGGAGGATGCCGATATTGAGCGGGCGGCACAGGCTTGTGTCTGGGGACGTTTCGCCCACTCGGGTCAGCATTGCATTGCAACCGAACGGGTTTATGTCGACAAAAAAATCGCTGAGCTGTTTATAAAAAGAGTCGTGAAAATTGTCCAAACACTGACTCCGGAAAGTTTGAGTCCTTCCACTCTTCCAAAAGGTCCCAAACATGAGGAAGAACTTCTCAATGATGCTCTGCAAAAAGGCGCGAACATCGCTTACCAGAAAGTAGCGGCTACATTCTGGTCACCTTTGATTTTGACAAATGTGAATCACTCAATGCGGGTGATGAAGGAAGAATCATTCGGACCTCTTCTTCCGATCATGACGTTTGAATCAATCGATGAAGCCATTGCGCTTGCCAACGATTCCGAAAGCGGTCTCTCCGCCACTCTTTTCACCAAAAATTCTCGCGAGGCGTTATCCTTGGCGCAGAGAATCGAAGTGGGAAATGTTTCGATCAACGATGTGATGGATCATTTCATGATTATGGATGCTCCCTTTTCCGGGTGGAAACAATCCGGTATCGGACAGCGCCACGCTCCGGAAGGACTTTTGCAATTCACCAAACAGCAAACTATTTTTGAACACCGCTTTCCGCTTCCATTTTGCGCAAAAAAAGAATTTTGGTGGTTTCCGTACCGCAATGGAACATTGAATCTTTTGAAAGGACTGCTTCGAATCTTTTTCGGATGA